Proteins encoded by one window of Bacteroidota bacterium:
- a CDS encoding glycosyltransferase: MQFHIAGRNAPTWLGEKSFKVEGIEFHGEVSNAFEFIQDKFICIVPLLSGSGMKLKIMEAMAMGKPVITTFKGAEGMPAGVDEHISIAISDTEFIRKLSDLILNKTDTIQKAKAAKHFVIQHLNNKTLTKQLTQFYTNL, translated from the coding sequence ATTCAATTTCACATCGCAGGTAGAAATGCGCCAACCTGGCTCGGAGAAAAATCTTTTAAAGTGGAAGGAATAGAATTTCATGGAGAGGTGTCGAATGCTTTTGAATTTATTCAGGATAAATTTATCTGTATTGTTCCCCTCTTATCCGGCAGTGGTATGAAACTTAAGATCATGGAAGCCATGGCCATGGGAAAACCCGTAATCACTACTTTTAAAGGCGCTGAGGGCATGCCTGCCGGGGTGGATGAACATATTTCAATTGCAATTTCAGATACTGAATTTATTCGCAAATTAAGCGATCTTATACTTAATAAAACAGATACAATTCAAAAAGCTAAAGCAGCAAAACATTTTGTAATTCAACACCTTAATAATAAAACACTTACTAAACAATTAACTCAATTTTATACCAATTTATAA
- a CDS encoding glycosyltransferase produces MLIWQIIFWFCVLCLMHSYIFYPLILNILSGNKKIIAPQISEPDQPMVSVIMSVYNEEKVLEKKIKTVFSTSYPSNKLELVIGSDGSTDNTDSIIEKFIQEGYKIRFKKFGGRSGKSNIINALIPEVKGRIFYSHRCKYFVR; encoded by the coding sequence ATGTTGATCTGGCAAATTATATTCTGGTTTTGTGTGCTGTGTTTGATGCATAGTTATATTTTTTATCCATTGATATTAAATATACTTTCTGGTAATAAAAAAATAATTGCACCCCAAATTTCAGAACCTGATCAACCGATGGTGAGTGTAATTATGTCGGTATACAATGAGGAAAAGGTGCTGGAGAAAAAGATCAAAACTGTTTTTTCCACTAGTTATCCTTCCAATAAACTTGAATTGGTAATTGGGTCTGATGGTTCCACAGATAATACTGACAGTATCATCGAAAAATTTATTCAGGAAGGTTATAAAATCCGGTTTAAAAAATTTGGGGGGAGAAGCGGAAAATCCAATATTATAAATGCATTGATACCGGAGGTAAAAGGACGGATTTTTTATTCTCACCGATGCAAATATTTTGTTCGATGA